One segment of Gadus chalcogrammus isolate NIFS_2021 chromosome 8, NIFS_Gcha_1.0, whole genome shotgun sequence DNA contains the following:
- the LOC130387630 gene encoding C-C chemokine receptor type 3-like, protein MADEQEENTSVPDYVDDEHVELCSASNVNQLGSAIIPYFYYINFLLSYLGNWLVLFIIVKLEKVNSVTNIFLINLVTSNILFASSFPFLAKYHSSEWIFGTVLCKLVSSAHLIGFYSSILFLTLMTFDRYLTVVHAVSAAKSRKRAYAIGASLIVWFISVLASLNELVFKGVWKDSEQGLMCEETGYHADVIKQWNLVSYYMQFLLFFLLPLFMVMYCYTCITVRIMSTRMREKWRSVKLIFTIMFTFFVCWTPYNIVILLKAIQISTADDANRKCDQVEALNYALYVTRNIAFLYCCISPMFYSFVGKRFQSHIRKLLLKNMPCLARHFRPASLSSKSTSRRTSHTNDF, encoded by the coding sequence ATGGCGGATGAGCAGGAGGAAAACACAAGCGTTCCAGATTATGTGGATGACGAGCACGTCGAACTCTGCTCTGCATCAAACGTCAACCAATTGGGCTCGGCCATCATTCCTTATTTCTACTACATCAACTTCCTCCTGAGTTACTTAGGCAACTGGCTTGTTTTGTTCATCATCGTCAAGCTTGAGAAGGTCAACAGCGTCACCAACATCTTCCTCATCAATCTGGTCACCTCCAACATCCTGTTTGCATCCAGCTTCCCCTTCCTGGCCAAATACCATTCCTCAGAGTGGATCTTCGGCACGGTGCTTTGCAAGTTGGTCAGCAGTGCCCATCTGATTGGTTTCTACAgttccatcctcttcctcaccctgaTGACCTTTGACCGCTACCTGACCGTGGTGCACGCGGTGTCCGCTGCcaagagcaggaagagggcgtACGCCATCGGGGCGTCGTTGATCGTTTGGTTCATCAGTGTGCTGGCCAGTCTCAATGAGCTGGTGTTCAAAGGCGTGTGGAAGGACAGCGAGCAGGGCCTGATGTGTGAGGAGACAGGATACCACGCCGACGTCATCAAACAGTGGAATCTGGTCAGCTACTACATGcagttcctcctcttcttcctgctgCCCCTCTTCATGGTGATGTACTGCTACACCTGCATCACCGTGCGGATCATGTCCACTCGCATGAGGGAGAAATGGCGCTCGGTGAAGCTGATATTCACCATCATGTTCACCTTCTTCGTTTGCTGGACTCCCTATAACATCGTGATCCTGCTGAAGGCCATTCAGATCTCCACAGCCGACGATGCAAACCGGAAGTGCGATCAGGTCGAGGCGTTGAACTATGCGTTGTACGTGACCAGAAACATAGCGTTCTTGTATTGTTGCATCAGCCCCATGTTCTACTCCTTTGTGGGAAAGCGGTTTCAGAGTCACATCAGGAAGCTGTTGTTGAAGAACATGCCTTGTCTGGCACGTCACTTCAGACCCGCTAGTCTGAGCAGCAAGTCCACCTCACGAAGGACGTCCCACACAAACGACTTTTAA
- the LOC130387628 gene encoding C-C chemokine receptor type 3-like has protein sequence MADEQNYSENTSVQDYVDDEHVELCSASNVNQLGSAIIPYFYYINFLLSYLGNWLVLFIIVKLEKVNSVTNIFLINLVTSNILFASSFPFLAKYHSSEWIFGTVLCKLVSSAHLIGFYSSILFLTLMTFDRYLAVVHAVSAAKSRKRSYAIGASLIVWFISVLASLNELVFKGVWKHDEHGQMCDETGYDANVVKQWNLVSYYMQFLLFFLLPLFMVMYCYTCITVRIMSTRMREKWRSVKLIFIIMFTFFVCWTPYNIVILLKAIQISTTDDANRKCDQVVALNYALYVTRNIAFLYCCISPMFYSFVGKRFQSHFRNLLSKNMPCLARQLRPASLSSKSTAQRTSHTNDF, from the coding sequence ATGGCGGATGAGCAGAATTACAGTGAAAACACAAGCGTTCAAGATTATGTGGATGACGAGCACGTCGAACTCTGCTCTGCATCAAACGTCAACCAATTGGGCTCGGCCATCATTCCTTATTTCTACTACATCAACTTCCTCCTGAGTTACTTAGGCAACTGGCTTGTTTTGTTCATCATCGTCAAGCTTGAGAAGGTCAACAGCGTCACCAACATCTTCCTCATCAATCTGGTCACCTCCAACATCCTGTTTGCATCCAGCTTCCCCTTCCTGGCCAAATACCATTCCTCAGAGTGGATCTTCGGCACGGTGCTTTGCAAGTTGGTCAGCAGTGCCCATCTGATTGGTTTCTACAgttccatcctcttcctcaccctgaTGACCTTTGACCGCTACCTGGCCGTGGTGCACGCGGTGTCCGCTGCCAAGAGCAGGAAGAGGTCGTACGCCATCGGGGCGTCGTTGATCGTTTGGTTCATCAGTGTGCTGGCCAGTCTCAATGAGCTGGTGTtcaaaggcgtgtggaagcacgaCGAGCACGGCCAGATGTGCGATGAGACAGGATACGATGCCAACGTCGTCAAACAGTGGAATCTGGTCAGCTACTACATGcagttcctcctcttcttcctgctgCCCCTCTTCATGGTGATGTACTGCTACACCTGCATCACCGTGCGGATCATGTCCACTCGCATGAGGGAGAAATGGCGCTCGGTGAAGCTGATATTCATCATCATGTTCACCTTCTTCGTTTGCTGGACTCCCTATAACATCGTGATCCTGCTGAAGGCCATTCAGATCTCCACAACCGACGATGCAAACCGGAAGTGCGATCAGGTTGTGGCGTTGAACTATGCGTTGTACGTGACCAGAAACATAGCGTTCTTGTATTGTTGCATCAGCCCCATGTTCTACTCCTTTGTGGGTAAGCGGTTTCAGAGTCACTTCAGGAATCTGTTGTCGAAGAACATGCCTTGTCTGGCACGTCAACTCAGACCCGCTAGTCTGAGCAGCAAGTCCACCGCACAAAGGACATCCCACACAAACGACTTTTAA